Proteins from a single region of Novosphingobium sp. CECT 9465:
- a CDS encoding adenylate/guanylate cyclase domain-containing protein, translating to MGLAARRGMKQLGWQRMGIAAILVALALYFAFNSWRLPLLHDAEAALYDIRAASFAPPTDTDKRITMVVYTADTNRATGQISPVDRTILAKALVQIDQLGAKGIGIDVLFDSPQDDDDTLRASLKAMRTPVFLAFADNRTNPNAITYEQEQDLRAFMASAQTDLVKPASILLETDADNVARRWPRQHAGLPPLLSLALTNGGPDADPRFAKYTGPIRYRIPTASDRPVFDKIPIDLLADPETAPLVAEAVKGRYVLIGGDFSDFDQFDTPFTRTGNPVTGETRMIGVEVHASMLAQLLDKAWKAPPAMWVNVLAALLAVGLGALTALVQTRTWVLALAVIAQFGFFLAVPFVVERAGFDTLGLPATGWLVGWLIAYTALSSSLRAINAAQREFAQGALGKYLPRSVAAEIMRNPERLSLHGEKREIFCLFSDLEGFTKLTHAVEPEVIARLLNDYLDRLSAVVLQYGGTLDKFVGDAVVAFWGAPIAYPDDGERAVKAAYAMYLAGEEFRKAVPEGVPKIGRTRVGLHYGDAVVGNFGGEGRIQYTALGDAMNTAARLEGANKPLDTKVLVSREAAERSGLDWFRPMGSVTLRGRKTPVDIFEPVPDMAAEKRNLARDAVSAHSAGEVERVQALTDTILESAHEDDAMMNLIERLRHTHKGESYVLG from the coding sequence ATGGGCCTGGCCGCACGGCGCGGCATGAAGCAGCTTGGCTGGCAGAGGATGGGAATCGCCGCCATTCTTGTGGCGCTGGCGCTGTATTTTGCGTTCAATTCCTGGCGCTTGCCTCTGCTGCACGATGCCGAGGCCGCGCTCTACGATATCCGCGCCGCCAGCTTCGCACCACCGACCGATACCGACAAGCGGATCACGATGGTGGTCTACACCGCCGACACCAATCGCGCGACCGGGCAGATTTCACCGGTTGACCGCACGATTCTTGCAAAAGCGCTGGTGCAGATCGACCAGCTGGGCGCCAAGGGTATTGGCATCGACGTGTTGTTCGATAGCCCGCAAGATGACGATGATACCCTGCGGGCATCGCTCAAGGCCATGCGAACGCCGGTTTTCCTGGCCTTTGCGGACAACCGAACCAATCCCAATGCGATAACTTACGAGCAGGAACAGGACTTGCGCGCCTTCATGGCATCTGCGCAGACCGATCTGGTAAAACCTGCATCGATCCTGCTTGAAACCGATGCGGACAATGTGGCGCGCCGCTGGCCGCGGCAGCATGCGGGCCTGCCGCCTTTGCTGTCGCTGGCGTTGACCAATGGCGGGCCGGACGCCGATCCTCGTTTTGCGAAGTACACAGGCCCGATCCGTTACCGCATCCCCACCGCCAGCGACCGTCCGGTTTTCGACAAGATTCCGATCGACCTGCTGGCCGACCCGGAAACCGCTCCGCTGGTCGCAGAGGCGGTCAAGGGGCGCTATGTGCTGATTGGCGGCGATTTTTCAGACTTCGACCAGTTCGATACGCCGTTCACGCGCACCGGTAATCCGGTGACTGGCGAAACGCGCATGATCGGCGTCGAGGTTCACGCCTCGATGCTGGCGCAATTGCTGGACAAGGCCTGGAAGGCGCCGCCCGCCATGTGGGTTAATGTGCTGGCGGCCTTGCTGGCTGTAGGACTGGGTGCGCTGACAGCGCTGGTCCAGACGCGCACATGGGTGCTGGCGCTGGCGGTGATCGCGCAATTCGGCTTTTTCCTTGCAGTGCCATTCGTGGTCGAGCGCGCGGGATTCGACACGCTGGGCCTGCCCGCAACCGGCTGGCTGGTCGGCTGGCTGATCGCTTACACCGCGCTGAGTTCCAGCTTGCGCGCGATCAACGCGGCACAGCGCGAATTTGCGCAAGGCGCGCTGGGCAAGTATCTGCCACGCTCTGTTGCCGCTGAAATCATGCGCAACCCGGAACGCCTTTCGCTTCATGGTGAAAAGCGCGAAATATTCTGCCTGTTCAGCGATCTGGAAGGCTTTACCAAGCTGACGCATGCGGTCGAGCCGGAAGTCATCGCACGGTTGCTCAACGATTACCTCGATCGGTTGAGCGCGGTGGTGCTGCAATACGGCGGTACGCTCGACAAGTTCGTGGGCGATGCGGTGGTGGCCTTCTGGGGCGCGCCGATTGCCTATCCCGACGATGGTGAGCGGGCGGTGAAGGCCGCCTATGCGATGTATCTGGCGGGCGAGGAGTTTCGCAAGGCTGTGCCCGAAGGCGTACCGAAAATCGGACGGACGCGCGTGGGGCTGCATTATGGCGATGCTGTGGTGGGCAATTTCGGCGGCGAGGGTCGCATCCAGTACACCGCGCTCGGCGATGCCATGAACACCGCGGCGCGCCTTGAAGGGGCGAACAAGCCGCTCGATACGAAAGTTCTGGTCAGCCGGGAGGCGGCGGAACGGTCGGGCCTTGACTGGTTCCGGCCTATGGGTTCGGTCACGCTGCGGGGGCGCAAAACCCCTGTTGATATATTTGAGCCGGTTCCAGACATGGCCGCAGAGAAGCGCAATCTGGCAAGAGATGCCGTCAGCGCGCATTCAGCGGGTGAGGTGGAACGTGTGCAGGCTCTCACAGACACGATCCTCGAATCGGCGCATGAAGACGATGCAATGATGAATTTGATCGAGAGACTGCGGCATACGCACAAGGGAGAAAGTTATGTTCTGGGTTGA